A section of the Piliocolobus tephrosceles isolate RC106 chromosome 14, ASM277652v3, whole genome shotgun sequence genome encodes:
- the DIRAS2 gene encoding GTP-binding protein Di-Ras2 — translation MPEQSNDYRVAVFGAGGVGKSSLVLRFVKGTFRESYIPTVEDTYRQVISCDKSICTLQITDTTGSHQFPAMQRLSISKGHAFILVYSITSRQSLEELKPIYEQICEIKGDVESIPIMLVGNKCDESPSREVQSSEAEALARTWKCAFMETSAKLNHNVKELFQELLNLEKRRTVSLQIDGKKSKQQKRKEKLKGKCVIM, via the coding sequence ATGCCTGAGCAGAGCAACGATTACCGGGTGGCCGTGTTTGGGGCTGGCGGTGTTGGCAAGAGCTCCCTGGTGTTGAGGTTTGTGAAAGGCACATTCCGGGAGAGCTACATCCCGACGGTGGAAGACACCTACCGGCAAGTGATCAGCTGCGACAAGAGCATATGCACATTGCAGATCACCGACACGACGGGGAGCCACCAGTTCCCTGCCATGCAGCGGCTGTCCATCTCCAAAGGGCACGCCTTCATCCTGGTGTACTCCATTACCAGCCGGCAGTCCTTGGAGGAGCTCAAGCCCATCTACGAACAAATCTGCGAGATCAAAGGGGACGTGGAGAGCATCCCCATCATGCTGGTGGGGAACAAGTGTGACGAGAGCCCCAGCCGCGAGGTGCAGAGCAGCGAGGCGGAGGCCTTGGCCCGCACATGGAAGTGCGCCTTCATGGAGACCTCAGCCAAGCTCAACCATAACGTGAAGGAGCTTTTCCAGGAGCTGCTCAACCTGGAGAAGCGCAGGACCGTGAGTCTCCAGATCGACGGGAAAAAGAGCAAGCagcagaagaggaaagagaagctcAAAGGCAAGTGCGTGATCATGTGA